In the Cyanobacterium sp. T60_A2020_053 genome, one interval contains:
- a CDS encoding Gldg family protein yields the protein MKKYLIYLFSSALLFLSAGIVINILTQNNDFIALTFIAVGAILFLLTIGIYLYQSKGFWQRRSTEAGTNALVATLAVTVIFILVNYLGFTYSWRVDWTENQLFTLSPQSQQLVKNLSQPIQIYVFDSAPNPNDRALLENYRRQSNQFSYEYVDPQINLSLAQQFGVQRAGEVYIKYEDRQQLVQNISPENPLTEVELTRAINSIQRPSSPMIYIIQGHGEPTVEAGENSFADGVNRLISNGYQVQPLNLTTSPLIPPDADVVILSSAPRPLLQGEVNALQQYVERGGSLLLMVDANTDIPLANLLTEWGISFDDGLVVDATGAGEIFGLGPAVVFVVEYGSHPITTDFAGNITLFPNARALISSPQDNIEVSPLMVTGAQTWSEKDISTDTIQFDEGEDLPGPLNLGYALVKQNPVADSPTPEIIPANPETPPEEVIPEGGLPLPPTLNNPPSPETTPTEKLPAETKMVVLGNARFATNGWLSQQLNGDLFANAVAWLGEDNENALSIAPKTTTNRRLNPSPWQVSLVSWLALVILPLLGMGGGALVWWRQR from the coding sequence ATGAAAAAATACCTAATTTATCTTTTTTCCAGCGCCCTCCTCTTTTTATCAGCAGGGATAGTTATAAACATACTCACCCAGAATAACGATTTTATCGCTTTAACCTTTATCGCAGTGGGGGCTATTCTTTTTTTACTTACCATCGGCATTTATCTTTATCAAAGTAAAGGGTTTTGGCAAAGAAGAAGCACAGAAGCTGGTACGAATGCCCTAGTTGCTACCCTTGCCGTGACAGTAATTTTTATCTTAGTAAATTATCTCGGTTTTACTTATAGTTGGCGCGTAGATTGGACTGAAAATCAACTATTTACCCTTTCCCCTCAATCTCAACAATTAGTTAAAAATTTATCCCAACCAATACAAATATATGTGTTTGACAGCGCCCCTAACCCCAACGATAGAGCATTATTAGAAAATTATCGCCGTCAGAGTAACCAATTTAGTTACGAATATGTCGATCCGCAAATTAACCTCAGTTTAGCACAACAATTTGGGGTACAGAGAGCCGGAGAAGTCTATATAAAATACGAAGATAGACAGCAATTAGTACAAAATATTTCCCCTGAAAATCCCTTAACGGAAGTAGAATTAACCAGGGCAATTAATAGCATCCAGCGCCCTTCTAGCCCCATGATATACATAATTCAAGGTCATGGCGAACCTACAGTAGAAGCTGGAGAAAATAGTTTTGCTGATGGGGTAAATCGTTTAATCAGTAACGGTTATCAAGTGCAACCCCTCAATTTAACTACTTCCCCTTTAATTCCCCCTGATGCTGATGTGGTAATACTTTCCAGCGCCCCTCGCCCTTTACTACAAGGAGAAGTTAACGCTTTACAGCAATATGTAGAGAGAGGCGGAAGTCTTCTATTAATGGTGGATGCTAATACAGATATACCCCTAGCTAATTTATTAACCGAGTGGGGAATTAGTTTTGATGATGGTTTGGTGGTGGATGCCACGGGCGCTGGGGAGATTTTCGGTTTGGGTCCGGCGGTGGTGTTTGTAGTAGAATATGGTAGCCATCCCATCACAACGGATTTTGCTGGTAATATTACCTTATTTCCCAACGCACGGGCGCTGATTTCCTCTCCTCAAGATAACATCGAAGTATCCCCTTTAATGGTGACGGGCGCTCAAACTTGGAGCGAAAAGGATATAAGCACCGATACCATTCAATTTGATGAAGGGGAAGATTTACCCGGTCCACTTAATCTCGGTTATGCTTTAGTTAAACAAAATCCTGTCGCCGACTCCCCAACTCCAGAGATTATCCCGGCAAATCCCGAAACTCCCCCTGAAGAAGTCATCCCAGAAGGAGGTTTACCCTTACCACCAACTCTAAATAATCCTCCTTCTCCAGAAACTACCCCTACTGAAAAATTACCTGCAGAAACCAAAATGGTAGTATTAGGTAACGCTCGTTTTGCTACCAACGGTTGGTTATCGCAACAACTTAACGGCGATTTATTTGCCAATGCCGTTGCGTGGTTAGGAGAAGATAATGAAAATGCCCTTTCGATCGCACCTAAAACTACCACCAATCGTCGTCTTAATCCTTCCCCTTGGCAAGTTTCCCTCGTTTCTTGGTTAGCTTTAGTCATTTTACCACTTCTCGGCATGGGGGGAGGGGCGCTGGTATGGTGGCGACAAAGGTGA
- the mutS gene encoding DNA mismatch repair protein MutS, which produces MTESSSHIGTRNTPQEDYRLIDIQELTPMYQHYVEVKEQYPNALLLYRVGDFFECFFQDAVTIAQELELVITSKDGGKNVGRIAMTGVPHHALDRYARQLVEKGYSVIICDQVEDSATASAEKRLVKRAITKLLTPGTITEEEMLSSKKNNFLASVVVAKEHWGLAYADISTGEFFTTQSQDLSALHTELLRLQPAEILYPTSAPDLNRILRPGQKCADLPDFLPDCFCYSLRQQKPFDIHEAKPLLLLEFKLKSLEGIGCENLPLAIRAAGGLLEYVQDTQKANQVPLQLLRSYNISDYLVLDSTTRRNLEITSTVRDNTFHGSLLWALDRTCTAMGGRALRRWLLQPLLNKMGIIARQDTIAELIDNLPLREAIRDLLKSIYDLERITGRVGAGTANPKELLNLADSLLKLRELAELAKEGKSPYFQALQKVPPELESLGEKVVNALVEFPPQHVKEGGIIRDGVNQQLDDMRTLIDGDKEWLANLEVTERQRTGVANLKVGYNKTFGYYISMPRSKADLAPENYQRKQTLLNEERYITAELKEKENRILNAKDNLAKFEYEIFVNLRSLVAEKTDNIRKVAQAISAMDVLTGLAELSVYQDYHRPDITEDRILKIKNGRHPVVEKLLGFGMFVPNSANLGTEKAPDLIILTGPNASGKSCYLRQVGLIQLMAQIGSFIPADSAKLSICDRIFTRVGAVDDIGTGQSTFMVEMNETANILNHATAKSLVLLDEIGRGTATFDGLSIAWAVAEYLAIEIQSRTIFATHYHELNELASILDNVANYQVTVKELENEIIFLHEVKAGGADKSYGIEAGRLAGLPRVVIKRAKQVMSQIEKHSKIAIGLRKNITKLPPSQQENSADVMTQLDIFE; this is translated from the coding sequence ATGACGGAATCCTCATCCCATATCGGCACAAGAAATACTCCCCAAGAAGATTATCGCCTCATTGACATTCAAGAATTAACGCCCATGTATCAGCATTATGTGGAAGTTAAAGAGCAATATCCTAATGCTTTATTATTGTATCGAGTGGGCGATTTTTTCGAGTGCTTTTTTCAGGATGCCGTCACCATCGCCCAAGAGTTGGAATTAGTTATCACCAGTAAAGATGGCGGTAAGAATGTCGGTAGAATTGCCATGACTGGTGTGCCACATCACGCTTTAGATCGTTATGCTAGACAATTAGTAGAAAAAGGTTACTCTGTCATCATATGCGATCAAGTGGAAGATTCCGCCACCGCTTCGGCAGAAAAAAGATTAGTAAAAAGAGCGATTACGAAGCTATTAACCCCCGGTACCATTACGGAGGAAGAAATGTTATCATCAAAAAAAAATAACTTTCTCGCTTCAGTAGTAGTGGCAAAAGAGCATTGGGGCTTGGCTTATGCAGATATTTCTACGGGGGAATTTTTCACCACTCAAAGCCAAGATTTAAGCGCCCTCCACACAGAATTATTACGATTACAACCTGCGGAAATATTATACCCTACCAGCGCCCCTGACCTTAACAGGATACTTCGTCCGGGGCAAAAATGCGCTGATTTACCAGATTTTCTGCCCGACTGTTTTTGTTATTCTTTACGGCAACAAAAACCTTTTGATATTCATGAAGCAAAACCTTTATTACTGTTAGAATTTAAGCTCAAATCTTTGGAAGGCATCGGGTGCGAAAATTTACCCCTAGCTATTCGCGCCGCCGGAGGATTATTGGAATATGTGCAGGATACCCAAAAAGCTAATCAAGTGCCGTTGCAATTACTTCGCAGTTATAATATTAGCGATTATTTAGTCCTAGATAGCACCACTAGACGAAACCTCGAAATCACTAGCACAGTGCGTGATAATACCTTTCATGGCTCTTTACTGTGGGCTTTAGACCGTACTTGTACTGCTATGGGGGGGAGGGCGCTGAGACGATGGTTATTGCAACCTTTACTCAATAAAATGGGAATTATTGCCCGTCAAGATACCATCGCTGAGTTAATCGATAATTTGCCGTTGCGCGAAGCTATCCGAGATTTACTCAAGAGTATATATGATTTAGAACGTATTACGGGGAGGGTGGGCGCTGGTACAGCTAACCCCAAGGAGTTACTTAATTTAGCGGATTCTTTGTTAAAATTACGGGAGTTGGCGGAGTTGGCAAAGGAAGGCAAATCACCTTATTTTCAGGCGTTGCAAAAAGTGCCTCCTGAGTTGGAAAGTTTAGGGGAAAAGGTGGTTAATGCTTTGGTGGAATTTCCCCCCCAACACGTCAAGGAAGGGGGAATTATCCGAGATGGCGTTAATCAACAGTTGGATGATATGCGCACCCTCATTGACGGGGATAAGGAGTGGTTGGCTAATTTGGAAGTGACGGAAAGACAGCGCACGGGGGTGGCTAATTTGAAGGTGGGTTACAATAAAACCTTCGGTTATTATATCAGTATGCCTCGCTCTAAGGCTGATTTAGCGCCCGAAAATTACCAACGTAAACAAACTTTATTGAATGAAGAAAGGTATATTACAGCAGAGTTAAAAGAGAAAGAAAATCGCATTTTAAATGCTAAGGATAATCTGGCCAAATTTGAATATGAAATATTTGTTAATTTACGTTCTTTAGTAGCTGAAAAAACTGACAATATTAGAAAAGTTGCTCAAGCTATTTCAGCTATGGATGTCTTGACTGGTTTAGCTGAGTTGTCTGTTTATCAGGATTACCACCGCCCTGACATTACAGAAGATAGAATTTTAAAAATAAAAAATGGTCGTCATCCTGTGGTAGAAAAGTTATTAGGTTTTGGAATGTTCGTGCCTAATTCTGCTAATTTAGGTACAGAAAAAGCACCAGATTTAATCATTTTGACAGGTCCGAATGCCAGTGGTAAAAGTTGTTATTTGCGTCAAGTGGGTTTGATTCAATTAATGGCACAAATCGGCAGTTTTATTCCTGCTGATAGCGCGAAATTAAGTATCTGTGATCGTATTTTTACGAGGGTGGGCGCTGTAGATGATATTGGCACGGGGCAATCTACTTTTATGGTAGAAATGAATGAAACGGCAAATATTCTCAATCATGCCACGGCAAAATCTTTGGTATTATTAGATGAAATCGGGCGCGGCACAGCCACATTTGATGGTTTGTCCATTGCGTGGGCGGTGGCTGAATATCTCGCTATTGAAATACAAAGCCGTACTATTTTTGCCACTCACTACCATGAATTGAACGAATTAGCATCTATTTTAGATAATGTGGCTAATTATCAAGTAACTGTAAAAGAGCTGGAAAATGAGATTATTTTTCTACATGAAGTAAAGGCGGGGGGCGCTGATAAATCTTACGGTATTGAAGCAGGAAGATTGGCAGGATTACCGAGAGTGGTAATTAAACGGGCAAAACAGGTAATGAGTCAAATCGAAAAACATAGTAAAATTGCCATCGGTTTGCGGAAAAATATCACTAAATTACCGCCTTCTCAGCAGGAGAATAGTGCGGATGTGATGACTCAATTAGATATTTTTGAATAA
- the lepB gene encoding signal peptidase I yields the protein MNANESNQLEGKEPWLAVNLSLIFPGIGHFYAGYPFRGLFFITLTIVFLCSIFLWFIDSHSSLIKLISFVVAVIISIIVSSIDAYKLTVKNNTLEFEKLRKEEKDSWLAIFLARINLGFGFIYSGKISIGLTLLVITFIPHAGLSLFFLSPLIVYYLYTVTNNTRKKIYSAIILICISSIVSPLLIIMFSFSLKTFVAEFRYIPASSMEPTLQINDRLVVNKLIYHLDNPQRGDIIVFEATDNLKKEGYKDDFIKRIIGLPNEKVEVENNQVYINDQPLEENYITEKNDYNFGAVTVPSDSYFVLGDNRNNSYDSRYWGFVPKQNIIGKATKIYYPFERSGKIK from the coding sequence ATGAATGCGAATGAATCAAATCAACTAGAAGGAAAAGAACCTTGGTTAGCGGTTAATCTATCCTTAATATTTCCCGGTATAGGTCATTTTTATGCTGGTTATCCCTTTAGAGGATTATTTTTTATTACTTTAACTATAGTTTTTTTATGTTCTATTTTTTTATGGTTTATTGATTCTCATAGCAGTTTAATCAAACTTATTTCTTTTGTTGTAGCTGTTATAATATCGATTATAGTTAGTTCTATTGATGCCTATAAATTAACTGTCAAAAATAATACTTTAGAATTTGAAAAACTAAGAAAAGAAGAAAAAGATTCTTGGTTAGCAATATTTTTAGCTAGAATAAATTTAGGTTTTGGATTTATTTATTCAGGAAAAATATCTATTGGATTAACTTTACTTGTAATCACATTTATTCCCCATGCAGGATTATCATTATTTTTTTTATCTCCTTTGATAGTTTATTATTTATATACTGTAACAAATAATACTAGAAAGAAAATATACTCTGCAATTATTTTAATTTGTATTTCAAGTATTGTCAGTCCATTGCTTATTATTATGTTTAGTTTTTCTTTAAAAACTTTTGTCGCAGAATTTCGTTATATACCTGCATCTTCAATGGAACCAACTTTACAAATAAATGATAGATTAGTTGTTAATAAATTAATTTATCATTTAGATAATCCTCAAAGGGGGGATATTATTGTTTTTGAGGCAACAGATAACTTGAAAAAAGAAGGATATAAAGATGATTTTATAAAGAGAATTATTGGATTGCCCAATGAAAAAGTAGAGGTAGAAAATAATCAAGTTTATATAAATGACCAACCCTTAGAAGAAAACTATATCACGGAAAAAAATGATTATAATTTTGGTGCTGTAACTGTACCATCTGATAGTTATTTTGTGTTAGGAGATAATCGAAATAACAGTTATGATAGTCGTTACTGGGGTTTTGTTCCAAAACAAAACATTATTGGAAAAGCCACTAAAATATATTATCCTTTTGAACGTAGTGGAAAAATAAAGTAA
- a CDS encoding type II toxin-antitoxin system RelE/ParE family toxin codes for MIKSFQCKETEKIFLRKFSSSLPAQIQKIAQRKLSILDAAEKVEDLRIPPGNRLEKLKGDREGQYSIRINEQWRLCFTWQEGNAFDVQIVDYH; via the coding sequence ATGATTAAAAGTTTTCAGTGTAAGGAAACAGAAAAAATATTTTTAAGGAAATTTTCCTCTTCTTTACCAGCACAAATTCAAAAAATAGCACAAAGAAAATTAAGTATTTTAGATGCAGCCGAGAAGGTTGAAGATTTAAGAATTCCACCGGGTAATCGCTTAGAAAAATTAAAAGGAGACAGAGAAGGACAATATAGTATTAGAATAAATGAACAATGGCGTTTATGCTTTACTTGGCAGGAAGGAAATGCTTTTGACGTACAAATTGTTGATTATCATTAA
- a CDS encoding HigA family addiction module antidote protein, whose product MTMNEKLKPIHPGEILLEEFIKPLDLTTPILAKDINLSLKLIEEIILEKQSITTEIGLRLSKYFGLSERFWLNLQLKYDLEITKDKLEETINSEVKTISI is encoded by the coding sequence ATGACGATGAATGAAAAATTAAAACCAATACATCCGGGAGAAATCTTACTAGAAGAATTTATTAAACCTCTTGATTTAACTACGCCAATATTGGCAAAGGATATTAATCTATCTTTAAAATTAATTGAAGAAATTATTTTAGAAAAACAATCTATTACTACAGAAATTGGTTTGAGATTATCTAAATATTTTGGATTATCCGAAAGATTTTGGCTTAATTTACAATTAAAATATGATTTGGAAATTACTAAGGATAAATTAGAAGAGACTATTAATTCAGAGGTTAAA